TACATCAAGGATCACGATAAGTGGATTCTACGACGTCGAAAACGCCaaactaacttttttttattacgatTTTCACCCGGGTAGATACGCAAGTccaagtttcatttttttttcgttatttcagAATCCGTTAATCAGGGTTGGTGTACAAAACACGGATTCGTAGTTCATTATATGATTTCAATGTCTCAACCGACTCCACCTTTCGATCCCAACATTTCCTTGGCCTATCCCAATCATCTAGTTATAAATACCGGTCATCACATCCACATACTCAACGTCACAACTTCAGAACCGCCCCAACTCACAATTTCCCTGTTGAATTTAACGAAAGACGACGACAAAATCACCAACACCCCGACGCACACTTTTAACGATACCCTAAGCGAAGTTTCCGAAACTCCCAGCGAACATTTCGGTACTAGTAGCATAGTAGACGCCATATTAGAAGATTTCAGCGAATACGATTTGGAATCGAACGAATGTAATAAACCTTTTCACGAGCTGAACATCAGCTGCGAACCATTGAATGTTACCGGAAAAAGTTATCACAATACGTTAGTTCAAAATATCGTCGATCCGAGAGTGAAACGTTTACAGACCAACAACaaagattatttattttctataccCCAAACATCGAATACGCAAAAAAGTACGGAAAAATCGAAGATCGATAAGAAAATAGCGGAAAAAGCGTACGAATTCatagaagaaaacgaaaaatacGAAAAGATCAGTTCGTTCAGAAAGAAGCGTCTGGCAGAAAAGAAATACGAATTTTCTGAGGATAACAGCGAAAATATAGTTCCTTTTAATTCGTTACGAAGGGAACGTAGATACCTTTATAGATCTCAAAATAAATGTATCCGATCGCCGGATTTTAATTCGTTATTTTTGAGTCCGAAATCTAGCGGTCTAAGGTCCCCTATGCAATCGCCCAAATCTAGAAACGGTCAATTTTCGCCGAGCGGCGCTCGTAACCTTTACTGTCCTTCGTTACGTAACTCGCCCCATCATTCCAAATCTCCCATCAGTCCCAAAGAGTCCGCCAGGAAATTTTACGTCTATTCGCCGAGTTTGGACAGCGATTGTTCCGATTCGGATTCGAGGCTTATTATGAGAATGTCCGGGAACGTTTCTACGTCGGGCGACAGTAAATTTAGTAATACCGGATTGTTGATTGTCGATCCTAAAGTCGAAACGCCGAAATGGATTAAGAAAGTCGTTAGGAGGTACTCGAATGGTGATTTCGAAAACGGGTCGTTGGTGTCCGGTCAGAGTAGaggtgagaaaaaaaatttattcaaaagatGTAAATgtgtttcgtttttattttctggtaaaaaatgattttttggcaccaaaaCGTTGGAGGGGGGGATGGGTAATAGTGACAAATGACACAAAACGTTAATTTCGTTCTGATTTGAATTTAAGTTGGTAATTGTGTGGATTTTTGATTGGATAAATAGCAGCGAAAGTAAAAGAAACTGTATTCGTTgcgtttaaatttttttcgtgatgaatagttttgatttcaggtctcttttgatgaaaatatttcattttaaactgATGTTTGATCTAAAGAGACCTATAGTCAAGACTTTGCGTCGCAAAAAAGTCTGGGAAGTgcaaaattggagaaaattaaaaataatttagcattttgaggttatgtttctGATTTCCACTGTATAATTCACTCATCATGAGTATAATTTAACCGGAAACGCTcgatatatagaaaaaaattcgtgGTTATAATTTCGACTTCCACTGTATACTAAACTCATAATTAGTATAAATTAACCGGAAATGttcaaaacatagaaaaaaatttgcttttagaGGGTATATTTCTGATTTCCACTGTATACTATATTGATAATAAGCGTCATTTAACCGGAAATGCTCAAGGTTATAATTTCGACTTCCACTGTATACTAAAATcataatgaatataatttaaccGGAAAAGttcaaaatgtagaaaaaaatttcgtatttcgAGGTTATATTTCTGACTTCCACTGTATAGTATACTGATAATGACAATCAATCATTAACCAGAAAtgatcaatacaaaaaaaattgtatttcgaGGTTGTAATTCCAACTTCCACTGTACACTACTAAACTGATAATGAGCATTATTAAACCGGAAATACTTGAAACGTAGGTAGTAGTTCGTATTTCGAGGTTATAATTCCAACTTCCACTGTATACTATACTGATAACTAAAATCAAGTATTAGCCGGAAATGCCCAAAACGCAGAAAAACAATTTGCTTTTCGAGGTTATATTTCCGACATTCACTGTATACTAAACTGATAATGAGCATCATTTAACCGGAAATGTTAATAAcatagaataaaatttcttattttaaggttataatttCGATTTCCACTATATACTAAAATCATGATGAATATAATTTAACCGGAAATGTTCaaaacgtagaaaaaaatttcgtatGTCGAGGTTATATTTCCGACTGCCACTATATAGTATACTGATAATGACAATCAATCATTAACCGGAAAtgatcaatacaaaaaaaattgtatttcgaGGTTGTAATTCCGACTTCCATTGTATACTGAACTAATAATGAGCATTATTAAACCGAAAATACTTGAAACGTAGTTCGTATTTCGAGGTTATAATTCCGATTTCCACTGTATACTATACTGttaatgaaaatcaatattaaCTGGAAATGctcaaaacagaaaaaatatatatcgcatttcgaggttatgttttcGACCCCAACagtatttttcactttatagCCCACGTATTTTAGCTAATTGttcagaaaatcaaaaaatttgtaaaatggagtgaaaaaatttatttctagaaCTGTCAAAACTTAATATGCTAGAAATTTcctttgaaaaatcatttttgaccCGTTCCCGACCAGAAAAGCGACAGTTGCTAGAGTTGGCTGTCCAAGCGGACACATTTTTCTCTCTGGTCTTTTGCAGTTGGAGTCATATGCAAACTCTAACATCATAAGAGGACGTCGCATGGCTATGACTATAGCTGACTACAGTGGAAAGCATAGAACATTGGCATTACTTATAATTGCCACAAAGCCGATCTAAAAACACGTACTGACGATAACGGATGAAAAGTAATTGTCAAAGGAAATTGCTTGAAAATCAAGTTTTGACAActccagaaaaaaattttgccgcactattttactaattttgtgattttctgTAAGAGCATGAAATTACAAATCCtgtaattttagtaaaaacacgTTATTTTTTACCTTGCTATGTTTTTTTAGCTAAAATTCCTATACCTActatacaattttaatttgatttttcttgtgtTCCCTTTCTAGttcgttttttggaaaattgactTAAATTATTCTCTTCaaaattatcttatttattgataactttGTATGTACAACAAACTTaggaaattatcaaaaaaagtttaaaaatgttaataacgaatttaaaaagcaaaattactaaaaattaaaaaaaatagtccAATGATTCACTTATCTTATGTTTTGCATTATTTTACACATATTTAGCATGGATTTGTTAACTTTTGTTTATTGTAACTACCTACGTCCTTGTATTAGTTCATTTATATCTAAAAAAGCCTTTTGATTGgtgaaaaacaattaaatattgtCATCTTCATACTCCAGTATCAAATTGTATCACaaccatataaaaataaacgtataaaacaattttttaaaaactttaaaacgATGTGTAAACGAACTAAGTAATATCAcgaacataacctaaaaataatcttttttaacATTGATCAAGCACTTGCTAATTGACTTCCATTAATTATGGCTAATATGTCGGTTAGAAAAAGTTTCAATGATTTCTTGAACAATTCCTCCTCATATAAAAGTGTACCAAAGTTTCAACTCTGATTCTGATTCGGAATGAAACTGTGGGCATAATTAAACATAGTTGCCACGTTTATCAGTATAAAATGGAtagaatatatttaatattgtcATTAATATTCGGTATTATCAAAACTGTACGATTACGTCATAATTAGTTGTCTTTGTGccatttttctcattatataaataattaattgatatttcgGACTATATAAAAGACTATCGAacatagtaaaaaattatatcttgTGTAAAAAATACAACATGGCAACAATATAAAACATCTGTCATATATCGTTGCAAACTTCATAGTTGTTTACTATTGTTTGAATACTTTTTGAGAGTTAATAAATTTATACGaaataatgttattttagaTGACTATAATATTCCTATAGAAATACCTCTGTTAGTTCAAAATCTTACCGAACAACATTTAGATTTAGTGCCGGATTTTACGGAACATCTGACTGAAGTACAATTAATTGTAACGCAAAGATCGTTCGATTGCGAACAATTCGTCCAACGCCGAGCTCAGAAACTGTGTTCAGACGCACAGTTAGATTTTATGCATTGCGAAGACTAcgatattaaaattatacatgtgagtaattacaatttttatttatcgtcGATTGGGGTCACTTTGTCTTCTGAGGTAGTTTTGCCCAGTTTTGAAGAAACAGAAGGTCTTTTGAAGCGTTGAAGTCACTGAAATATTCATCCTAAATATCTACGAAATATTCCATAGTTTGCAATGCATTTTCAGTTATATTTCATAACTTAATTTTACATGATTCGTTAATTATATAACTAATAAACGTAACATCCCCAATTGACagtatattaatttaataaatctcGTATTTATTAAGGAATCTTTTATGTTGGTTACGAgaatggttccagaaatacccaagaagacgccacgttgtttagtatttgtttgacagctATCAATGGTGAATGTTTTcagttattttgtaaatatcagAAAATAGGTCATCTTTTTATggtacaataattttatttgtatttctgggatcatcctcgtatatatgtatCGAGTTTCCAGTTTTTGGTAAAAATGGATTTTTGTTTAAGATTTGTCCAATCAACGGCCATATAATTTGTCATGCCATAATAAAAATAGGTGCTGTTAAAAATCCGAGCGAGAAACTGGAACATTTTTCCGCTAATTTCCTATTCACTTGGAGTATAGAAAGTGACGCTTTTGATATTATAGATCACAAAGAACCAACGAAATTATTACCAGCAGACGAATTGATCGATACTCCAGACTACGATATACCCAggtaaattatcattatttataaacCCCTTGACAAAATTGACGCACCACtttaattaatctaaatattaacacaaaataaaaccaagttacattgaaataatgAATACCTTCAAATTAGTCGAAAATGAccttaacataacctcaatttgccttatattttccatgaaaatttgtttttgcaGGAAAGGCATGAATAAGTTCATCATACctccaaatttaaaaaaaaaacagtgaaaGCGAATAAATGTATATAGGTCAACCCTAAAACCTCGTAGGCCTTCCTCTACTTCTTATCACTACATTCATGCTTCAATGTTCAACAAAAGCTTGCGGTATATTCTCCCATTCTTCAAAAGCAACCTCTATGAGTTGGTGGTAATTAGAAACAGGGAAACTATGACTTTGAATCCTCTTTTTGGGATAGTCCCATAGATGTTCTATAGGATCCATATCTGATACTACTCtaataaaaggaataaaatattAGGCACAACAAATGGAGCAAAAGGTTCGACAATAATGTTGTCTAAGTAATATTGGGCATTCATAGACCTCGTACTTATAGGTACCGATTTTAGAGCCACCACCAAAAAGCGTTTTAGGAGAGATATTACAGCTGGCAAACTTTGTGTTCTCTGGTAAGCAAGGATTTTTTGGCTGGTCTTCTGTTCCTGGTGACTCTCTTGTTTCTGAAAGCACGTCGTCTCAAAAAACGATCATCAATTGAATTAATGCTACGTTTTCGCCCTTGTCCTGGTCTTTGATGGTACGAACCCGTTTTATTATGTCGCCTCACCATGCGACAGAAGCTGGAATATCCTTCAGTCAGGAGAGTCGACGCTCGCACTGTCTCCTTCATTGACAAATTTTCTAGAAGGttaattttttacttgataTACTCCGAAATGAACAGTTTTAGTCTGAAACGAGGTTTAATACGAATTACTGTCAAAATAAGATGGCGTCATATTATAGTAAACTTAAATAACAACTATCACTGTCAAACAAGATCTGTGGCCTACTTGTTGTATAGTAAGAGAAAAATGTGAGTGGGGCGTTAGTTATGTCATATTAAGACATACTAAGTGTtgattattgttgttttttagaTGTAAAGAAGTGCTTGTTATGGATTATTGTTATGCCGCATCTAAAACGAGTCTCAGggattcaaataattattacgAAATTTGTTTGGGTTCGACGCATATTGCTATTAGGTCGCACGCTTTCGTGACGCAAGGATATTCGAGCGATAGCGattgatttatttgttaaacAGTCTGGAGATGAAAATAGATTTGTATAGAGTGATGTTtggaggaaaaaaaattaattttaaaacaggtaaactgatttttctttgtttatattCGATCATTGGATTTGTAATTGGTTCGaattttcgttttgaattggAATATGCTTCATTCATTCAAGTATCTagatatttactaaaaaattttgGCAGCTTCTCTTCGAGAATGTATTAACACGTCGACTGCCAAcgcaatttttataaatttaattgaatcgTATTAAATCATTGTAAATTCTGCCTTATAAATACTGTTctttacttatttaatttatttaaacactttacactacacttaactaatttatttaaattcttcgggTACTTTTCTATTTCCGTttactatgactatttattataaactaactaactcCGCTAAACGTGCTTGGTTTATATAGCAGAAAAgatatttctagaattctagaaaataaacaaataaatgacaAGACCTTACtagaaattagtttaaaaaaaacgtACCGTAAACAACTCAACGCTGTTTATAAAAAGATATATACAAATGATTTGGACTAtttgccaaattttaaaattccattataaccggacaggacAGGCTTCACGATCTACGTCGTGGACTTATTCGTAACAATACTCAATATGCATCatgtttttccatttatttttttgatagtaGGTGAGTgcttgaaataaaacaaaaaaattaaagtttagaagtcatatttatttgtagattataataacataaaataaattcttgtttCACACCTAGTGACGGATAAATACTatacaacataaaaataactttaaatgtaaaatatgatACTTTTTTTGGCACTCGTTGCACGGTCCAATGAACTAAGTGGCTTAAAAACGCCTCTGGTGATGCATCGTTTTTATAGTGTTCCAGgcatcaaacaaaaaatcatgaaaCTACCATCTGACATgttattgatttcaaaattaatttttgtttttttttgcacCCTGGGTTTAGACACCCGTGTGCATTTCACACTTATGCACATATGGTAGTTTTTCTTAGTTTGATTAGGGAAGGGGGGCGTAAAATATGTTATTTCGTggttggcagtcaacgtgttaatttCAAATACATGTACGTGTAACTTTATATGGACAATtattgacctaacctaacctaattaaaaaaaaagttgcaatTCTATATGAAATTTAGGAATAAATAATCTCGTCCTGAAAGTTTTTCTTCTCCAGTCTGCAGTACTAAACCAATCTCagttttataaagaaatatcaTCGAAAAGTAATCATTTAATttaacacactgtatatttcacaataataaacagtaaattttattttaaatatacttaattataattgttaaaataatgaataacgtggatagtttttatatttattaacttctatataagaaaatgttcaaagacACTATCATTTGTCTAAAAAGTGCTCTGGCCATGACTTCTGACCTCTGACGTTGTTTCTTGCTTGCTTCGTTCATCTCGTTCACCCTCCTAGCTGTCACGTATTGTTAGTTTGTTTTTCTCGCGCCCAGGACAGAGAACATAGACAATGATGAATAGAGTTGCTTCAATAAGTATCTGAGAATCAACACACCTCCTTACTTATGGAAGCAACACTCATAACATACCATATATACTTAATACTATTTAACATATACTTAACAGTTGtctcaatttttcaaatcttatGACACTTAGCGCTTTGGTTAAAATGTCTGCCAATTGATCTTCAGATGAAGTTTTTGTTACCTTTATTGTTCCCTTTTTAACATCATGTACATAGTGATACCCAACATCTATTTGCTTactgttttttgaaaaattcccaTTATTGGCCATATGCCTAGCTGATGAATTgtcttcaaatatttcaatagaatgaTTTACTTTAATTTGCAAATCTTTAACGATGCCTAATAAGAGAAGCACTTCATCTGTAGCTTCATCTAAAGCGATGTACTCTGCGTGGCAAGACGACCTAGTAACTACCTTTTGTTTTCGTGATATCCACAAAACTGGATTACCTAAAACTCTGATAAAAATACCGCTTCGTGATTTTCGGTCAACAATGTCACTTGCCCAATCAGCGTCAACGTAGCAATCAATAGGTATACTGTTTGATGAATCAAAattaagtttcaaatttttggtataATACAAGTATTTCAAAATTCTTATGGCATATTTATAGTGAGTGCTCGAGTAACTATTCTGAAAACCACTCAGGTAATTGACTGCGTATGCGATATCAGGACGAGTGCCCTGACTAATATATAACAGGGCACCTATCAAATTTCTATACTGTATATTTTCTGCACATGTATCAGCTGGGCTTAGCTTTAAATTGATTTCGATTGgcgttttaaaatttttgctttCACATGCGTTGTATTTTTCTGctgtaatttcaatatatttagtCTGACTTATACTCATACGCTTTTCCTGTCTGTT
This DNA window, taken from Diorhabda sublineata isolate icDioSubl1.1 chromosome 4, icDioSubl1.1, whole genome shotgun sequence, encodes the following:
- the LOC130443138 gene encoding uncharacterized protein LOC130443138; the protein is MASVLSEDSVDNFSDYSQFSIVWDENLSEKSDNNDIPSIPIEKTENLVNNVLNRQLYGRFSKNPKAKTERIFNIIHQKCRYALSSLIKDPDSFNHIYMGFTMCGQYFISYTEKLCEELGPLHFVTSYEYELFLWRFVPGKKLQFISKHKIFKHLKGSDAVDKIMFMQFPRDLYKIVCYGLTATNPDLVHITILTLPAPKNCKHCSRIFSPIDESVNQGWCTKHGFVVHYMISMSQPTPPFDPNISLAYPNHLVINTGHHIHILNVTTSEPPQLTISLLNLTKDDDKITNTPTHTFNDTLSEVSETPSEHFGTSSIVDAILEDFSEYDLESNECNKPFHELNISCEPLNVTGKSYHNTLVQNIVDPRVKRLQTNNKDYLFSIPQTSNTQKSTEKSKIDKKIAEKAYEFIEENEKYEKISSFRKKRLAEKKYEFSEDNSENIVPFNSLRRERRYLYRSQNKCIRSPDFNSLFLSPKSSGLRSPMQSPKSRNGQFSPSGARNLYCPSLRNSPHHSKSPISPKESARKFYVYSPSLDSDCSDSDSRLIMRMSGNVSTSGDSKFSNTGLLIVDPKVETPKWIKKVVRRYSNGDFENGSLVSGQSRDDYNIPIEIPLLVQNLTEQHLDLVPDFTEHLTEVQLIVTQRSFDCEQFVQRRAQKLCSDAQLDFMHCEDYDIKIIHICPINGHIICHAIIKIGAVKNPSEKLEHFSANFLFTWSIESDAFDIIDHKEPTKLLPADELIDTPDYDIPRCKEVLVMDYCYAASKTSLRDSNNYYEICLGSTHIAIRSHAFVTQGYSSDSD